Proteins from one Candidatus Eisenbacteria bacterium genomic window:
- a CDS encoding RNA polymerase sigma factor, producing the protein MNDNAPSNFGMDAAEEHRLLQRARRGDRASYLVLVQNHLRPVYRLAFALTRDVTRARELTRETFVRARQGVRYMPEAASIYPWLARITRNLALSNVAAPDLEYLTLALPAVENDQLDVDVAMRYLTAVASLEPDDQLALALRVVERLPYSDIEAVLQTAPGSILTRLSNARAALTAALPPVSGEHAA; encoded by the coding sequence ATGAACGACAACGCACCTTCCAACTTCGGCATGGACGCCGCCGAGGAGCATCGGCTCCTCCAGCGCGCGCGTCGTGGGGACCGCGCCTCCTATCTGGTGCTGGTCCAGAATCATCTGCGCCCGGTGTACCGGCTCGCGTTCGCGCTCACGCGCGACGTGACGCGTGCTCGCGAACTCACGCGCGAGACCTTCGTGCGAGCTCGGCAGGGCGTGCGCTACATGCCCGAGGCCGCCAGCATCTATCCGTGGCTTGCGCGCATCACGCGTAACCTGGCGCTCTCGAACGTGGCCGCGCCGGATCTCGAGTACCTGACCCTTGCGTTGCCGGCGGTCGAGAACGACCAGCTCGACGTCGACGTCGCGATGCGCTACCTGACCGCGGTCGCGAGCCTCGAGCCCGACGATCAGCTCGCGCTGGCGCTGCGCGTGGTCGAGCGGTTGCCGTACAGCGACATCGAAGCGGTACTCCAGACGGCCCCGGGCTCGATCCTCACGCGGCTTTCGAACGCGCGTGCGGCGCTGACTGCGGCGCTGCCGCCCGTCAGCGGGGAGCACGCGGCGTGA